In the genome of Caenorhabditis elegans chromosome IV, the window GCAGGTGTTTCAGAAACTGTGGAAGTGCTTTCACTCGGTGCAGATGGAGAAGATGGAACAGAAGAGGATGATGGAGCAACAGGCAGTGTAGAAGGTATAGATGGAATAGATGGTGCTGATGGTGAAGATGCAGGTGGAATAGGTGCTTGTGTAACAGACTTAGATTGTTCAACTGGAAAGTATGAAGGTACGGTCACTTCAATATTTTGACCAACAGAGGATGAGTTAGAAGGCGGTTTAACGGAAGCAACTGAGGAAGATTGTGGTAAATTTGAACTTAAATATGAAGGTTGTTCAGCAGATGAAACAGACTCTGTAGAGATTGCCTTTGAAGAAATATACTTGGAAATCATATCAGGAGTCCATAATCGAGCGGATGCCGGTGATAATGTCTCCTCTGGAAGAATTCTAGTGTTTTCCTCTTCTTGTTCTTCAGATGATCCGTCAGTTTCTATGGAAGCAGTTGTTGGGTAATTAGATGAAGCTCTTGAACCAGCAACAACAATTATTGAACTAGTTCCAGGTGGAGTTGGAGAAGAACTTCCAGTTTGGAGTGAACTTggataaattgtttttggagCCAAAGGAGGAGTTATTCCTGGTCGATGAGTAGTTGGTGTTGGACGAGTTTGTTGTGATTGATGACCTGTGGTTGATGGAGCAATATTAGAAGGAACGGTAACCGTGGGTGGGGCAACCGGTGGAGCCAAGGTCTTTGAAGAAATGGCCCACGGTGGAATTGCAGAAGGATGCGACGTTAATCcaagttttgtttttggttttagaGGAGAGGGAGGTGTTCCTATTGTTGGAATTGTTGCCGAGTTAGTTTCAGCGTCAATGTGTTCAGTTACAGTTGTACTCTCAGGAGATGCCGACGGAGTTACTTCAACTCTCGGAATTGTCGAttctttttccgtttttgatAGATCCCCAATATTAGATGAAATCGTCGgttgatttatttttgtttcaggaacTTTTGGAGCAAAACTTGAAACTGTAGTCGGTTTGATTTCAGTTTGTTTTGTTATTAAAGTGGGGAAAGCCGTAGACTTTGAGAACTTCGAAGACGACGATTGGGATGTGTACATTGCCATGATCCAATCAGGGATTGTAGCTGGTTTCCCAGATGATATAATTGAAGTGATTAAAGATTGACGGCTATTCTCTGATGTTGGCAAAACGGGTGAACTAGTTACTGCAGTTGTCGGGACAGTTAAGTCAACATCATAGTCTTCCATTGATGGATCCATAGGAGTACTACTATCAGTAGTGGTAGGAATTTGGAGACCGGAACCAAAAGAACCAGATGAACCAGATGATGAATCCACAAATTCTGATGGTGGAATAGCATTCATGAATCCACTTTCggattttggaagttttgcaGATGCCGAAAGAGAACTCGCAGGAGGAGAAGCGGTACTTAATGTTTCATGTGGTCTTGGGAACAATGCGTAGGGTGGTACTATACCCTGTGGTCCGGGCGTCGGACGAGACTTTGcagtcaaaatttgtgaagtgGGAGCGCTTGGCTGGGATGATGTTATCTCTTCCATTGTAGAAACTGATGAGACTATCGGAGAAGAAGACTCTTCAGATATCTCCACAACATTTGAGGATGCCTGAGTTGGTTCTTGTGTTTGAAGGTCTGAGCCAGAAGAACTAACAGAAGAAGACGACGGAGTTGTTTTCATTGATTCTATTTTTGATGATGATACTTTTACGGGTgccgaagaagaagaagaagtcggCAAAGAAGAACCGGTGCTTAGAGAATTAGATGATTGATGTGTTCTTGGGAATAATGCGTAAGGTGGTACAGCACCAGGGGGTCCAGGAGTTGGTTGAGATTGAGAAATGGATGCAGTTGTCCCGGATGGTGTTACCTCTTCCATAGTGGAAACTGCTGGGGCAGCAGGAGATGAATTTTCGAATGCATCAACAACAACATTCGGAGTAGTAGTAGCAGCTGAGATAGACGGCGGAGTTGCTTTAAATTCATTCTTGGAGTGAGATAGTTTTTCTGGCAATGAAGGTGCAGACGCAGAATGAACATCAGTACTTGCGAAGGTCGacgatttttgtgtttttggaAACGATGTGTAAGGTAGAGCAGCACCAGTTCCGCCAGGAATCGAAACTGGTTTTCCGATTGGTTCTTCAACCGATATAACCTCGCCAGAGTTTTCCATAGCTCCAGTTTGTGGAGATTTCgtatttaaatgtatttttgaaccAGTTGATACTGGAAGCCGGTTCGAATTAGAAATCTTTGACGAAACCGGGTGATTTTTAGAGGAGTTCGCTGTTGATCGTGTCGGTTCCATCGATGGAATTGATGACGGTGTACCGAAAATAGGTACTGTACTCTCGATTGGAATTGATTGACTTGGAGGAGAAGGAGagttatttgaaacatttggtACTGAAGGTGCACTAGTAGATTGCCGGCTTGCAGGAAGATTGGAAATAATAGGCAATTCCGAAGGAGTAAGCAAAGTTTTTGATGGTCGAGATGATGGTAATGCAACATTGGGTGGTGATCTTGTTGTACGGAGTTCTTGTTGAATACCATCGGAATCCACAGATAGTGTAGGAAATGTTGGTGGTATGGTAGTTGGCTTCTTATCTGGGGAACTTGTGGGAGCTGTCGCATACGGTGGAATAATTGAAGGAGAGCTTCCTCTAGTTGGGTGCCGTGTACTTCCAGTTATACTTTCTTGTCGTGGTGGAGGAATTGGTCCTTTTGAACCAGGAAgcttttcttgtttctttcCATCATGACCAAAATGCGAAGATGCAGGTGTTATACTGGTTTCACTTAAGTTGCTAAACTCAGATGGTTGATTATGTGCATTTCCATCCATTTCATTATTAGACAAGTTATCAGATGGATTAACAGACGATGGCATACGGCCAGTGATGGTGCTTTTTGGAACTGAAGATGGCAAGTTAGAAGCAAagcaacaaaatattttttaaaaaatctgcaaaaatatcaaagcAATGCGGGTTTAGTTTTCATACCTGTGGTGggtgtttttgttttggaaatattttcaatagaatTCTCTTCCGAAATTGAACTAATCTCAGGACGACGTTCCGATGGATTGACTTCTTCTTGATCTACTTCTCCACCTTTATCTTCTCCTGCGCCGCTATTATATGGAGATTTTGGTGGTGGAAGTGCAATCATAACTGGAACATCAGGACCAGGCGGAGGGCCTTCTGGTATAGCATTAGGCGATGAAGGAGAAGGTGGTGCAGTTTGGATAGGTCCAGACGATGAAGGTTGTGATGGTGATGGTTCTGGATTTACTGCAGGGATTGATGGTTCTGGTTGTGCTGGAGATTCTCCAGATGGCATCGATGGCTTCGCAGGTTCGGATGGAGTTGGACCGTAAACAGGTGAAGATGGAGAAGGTTGTGGTGCGGGTGCTGGTGCCATTTCATGCGATGTTTCAGGAACCTGATTATCTGTTTGGTCAGGcgttttttcaacatttccagGCGCCACCTCTATCATTTCTGGAACTCTGGGAGCCGCAGGAGAAGAGCCATACGATGTCTTCACAGCATTTGGAGATGGCTGAGCTGGCCCTTCTGGGATTTTGGGGGCAGAAGGTGTCGGTTGAGCTGGTTGAGTCTGCTTTGGTTGTGATGGTTGTGATGAAGTTGGAATGACAGAAGGTGCTGGTGCTACAGGAGGAACTGCAGGTCGTGATGGTTCAGGTGCTGGTCCATATGTCGCCGGTGACTTAGCAGGAGCTGACAGTGTGATCGTAACCGGTACATTAGAAGCAGGAGATGGAGAAGGAACAGAAACAGAAGCAGGCAAAGCAACTCGAGGAATAGTAACAGATACAGAAGACGGAGAAGCTGGAGAAGGTGCAGACGGTGTTTCCGTCTCGTGAATTTGAACGAAAGTGGATTCACTTGGATCACCTGGAGCCACAGGTAATGTTCTTGGAGGTTGATATGGCCCAGCAACAGATGGAAGTGGCTCAATTGGTGGAAGATTTTCTTCTTTCGGTGGTACTGCAACAGTTCCTGGTGCACATGGAAGACAACTGAGTTTTGTATTTCGCGATTCTGCAGCAGCGTTATCAACGGTCAATGGATTTGCATACGAAGTTGATCTTTTTGAGTTGATACCTGAAAGAAATGATTCACGTGCACCACGCCCCACCTTTTGAACCTAGTTCCCGCTGGAAAACTTATCAAAATAATAGATCAATGGAGCAAAAACCCAGACTTCAAAGAAAATGGAACCTCACCCAAATGAACTAATTTGGAACTTACCATTTGGCAAAGTACTTTTTTTGACGGGCTTCGAATCTTCGAAAGCATCATCATCAGGTTcttctgtaaaaataaattgattgaaaaatagcgGAAAAATGAttctgtttttgaatttatcgTATTCAAATGCTAATCTCTACTAAAAACTAATACTAATACTAAATTGATCTCAACAAGAAATAAgtgatttaaaaatacactttACAAAACTTTATATCCGACGAACAAGTACACTTAATTCTCTAATTTTGTGTCACTAtggttatttgaaattattgttaaTGTTATAAGAATAATGAGTATAACGGCAAAACGTGCTGTCGGTTATTTGGTTGATTTATTAAAAGTTTGTAAACTTTGTTATTTACCAAAAACGGATGTTACagtgttttcgaaaaacggcGGAGCAACTGGCGTTTCCGCAGTATACGATGAGACCtcctttttcacaattttatcgTCAATATCCGTTGCATCATTGCCATCTGTCGGATCATCAGAAAGTTCTGGTGTAGTTGGAGGATTCGTACTAACTGTCGTTGTTTCTTCTGTAGTGAATTCTTCCGTTGTTGAAGGTTCCGTTGTTGACGGTTCAGTGGTTGTTTCTTCCGTAGTTGTGGCAGAAGTGGTAGTTTCGGAAGTAGTAGTTGTTATCTCTTCCGTAGTTGTCACTAATACAATTTCAGCTGTTGATGTTGAATCACCATCCGAATGACCAGAATGTCTTCCAGATCTATCCAATGGCGCTTCTCCATCAAAATCTCCACTCAAAGGCGAAAATTCTGTCATTTCTGGTGGCATAAAACCAGGTGGTTTCATTTCAGGTATATGCCTTCTTGATGGTGGTGGAGGATACCTTGAATGCGATCTTGGAGAAGGATTCGGACGTCTGGGAGGTGGAGGAGGTTGAAATTGGGACCGAGAAGGAGATCCGACATTATCATTGATTAGTGTTCTCGGCATTGCGGACAGACCTGGTTAGGAGTTAAAGTTAGACAACATTATTACATGAAGTTTCTAATAATATTAATACCATCATATCCATCTGGGAAGACACCGTCTTGATTTGATTGTACCGATTGCCATGCTTCTAGATTATTGCCTGAAGTTAAAGTTAATTCTGTAACTGACATGCAAAAGAGATAGGCAGAAGAAAACTTCAAGCAATAAATTATGTATCAGTTAATTTAATAACATACCTTCATTTCCACCCTCATAACCGCTCGGCTCAAGACTTCTtatctggaaaacaaaatgataatcaagaaaattttaaaaagttaatcgAAAATTCTACAATAATTTTCGTTTCGTTGTGTTACACTTACATGTTTTACAACTCTTTTAGTACCATCACGGTTTTCGGAAGATGTAAGAAGTTCTTCTGAGTTCACTTTCATTTCAATTGAAGCTTCAGCGACTGGTTCTGAAACTTATTCGTCACAATTGCagtaatatattttaaatagtATAAACTTTTAGAATTAGCCAAACTTATTGTAATTACATAAAACAAAGATCATAGTTTTGGTCGATGTTAGAAATTGTCGaattaataattaatattAATAACCAACTTATTTCCATAAACTTACcatttgaggttttcaaatcGTTAGAGCCCAACCAAATATTAGGAGAAGTTGGAGGCTTTGCTGTAATGACCATAGGAGGATCTCCGAACGACTTCGAGATGAAACGAGCACGGTTAACAGAAGATGCACCCATCACGAATACTAAGTTAATTGTGTTAGAGTATTATTCAACCAAAAAGATGATAAgatattaaaatatattagaaCCTTGTGTTTtccaattgaacattttcaattaaactcacctaaatccgaaaaatctCTTCTTCCAACTTTTCTATCAGGAGGTGGCGAGTCATTCAACCATGCTGATCGTTTAGGTTTCCACACTCCGTGCGCCTGAAAAATAATGCTATGAAGAAGAATAAATATTAGGGAAAATTTACTGTGTTTGAAGAATACTCTGCCGGAGCCActcgaaatctgaaaatgtgaaagttAATTCAATAGAGGTATGGTTTTATTGCTGGCAAATGGTctataactttttgaacagactctttaaacaaatatttaatttgtgAGATGCTGTGAAAGTCATTTATGTTGTGAaagtcattttaaaatttacctaCATAGGATTTACTTTTGATACTTGTGTGTTATAGAAAATTAGACTCTCCGAAtatagatttttctatttcttaaTTATTCAAGAAGGATTTAAATGATAATGTAAGCTAATCTTATTTAAGCAATTTTGAAAGACTATGGTTTTTCTGCAGctttcacgaaaaatttgcATGCGACCTACAGCTTATCAGAACTTGAAAAGTGGcaaccatttcaaaaaactgttatCTCAATGTTCCatttatctttaaaatgaTATGTTTTACTATtagtaattttgaattaatcaCTTTCATTTTTGGTAAAGCTGTATCTATATCActacttttgaaattctctCAATATCCTAATTCCCAGCTCTACTAAATCCGTCTCATCGCCGCTTTTTACTATCGTTTTCATCTAGAATCTACTAATTATTAGGagaaatctcttttttttggaaatcgattTTACTAATTCATACTTAGACCGTTTATTTCAAACTGCTATCCATAGTTTTTTCGAGATACAACACATGTTTCATTCCATTTAAAGGCGACTTTGTCCGTTTTGCGGACGGCTTTCAGTAGTAAAAAGGTCATTATTAGTATTCAATTCGTGATTGTTTATGGCGCGACGCCGACGTGCTTCTCTTTTCTATGATTGGTGGGAATATGGCAGAAGAGACATTGACTTAAAAGCGTGTTtctgtatttttgtttttcatatcCAATTCTTCCTGTTCCGTCAAATGAATTAGCACtatataaatttgttttcagtcaAATGTTTCTTAATGTGAgaggaaaaggaaaataagATCAAATGTAGCCGAATAGGAAATTGGCCGGAAGTtattccttcaaaatttttcaaaaagtttgaccACTGAGCGGATCGAACGCCCAACCTTTCGATCTGGAGTCGAACGCGCTACCATTGCGCCAAGCAGTCACGTTTTTTCTCTGAGTTTATTAGCTCTTACATCACTCTCTAACAGGCGGGAAAATCAAGATAAGAGTTTGCGGTCACTTTGATAGTGAGAAAGGATGGGAGAGAAATGGTCAGCGGTCTTACTAGGGAATGGTGTTACCCCTGCAATCGCTAGGAGGACAAAACaaagtgaaaatggaagatcagatctatggctacaagaatcagtttttggaatctgCTTAACTCGGTcccaaagctgaaattttcggtcTTAAAAAGTAGtcctttttttgctcaaaatgccgTTTTTCGTGTGTAGAAGTGGCTACATAAAAGTTTGGCACTGCAGCCGCCGTTCGAATGGCCGATTGGTGAACTCTTGTGCTCATTAATCTAAAGGTCACGGGTTCGTTCCCCActaggtattaatttttttttgaatttttcctctagcatgaaatatgcacaaaaacacggtttcttccgttttttggtaacttcggaataaattttttggttcctgggaatcataaaagtaatttggaaactttttggaagttttctttttttgataaattttcacttttctcccacctgtatgcacatttttttcttcaaaaataatttttcaaaattttttcaaaaagtgtttggtTTGAAAGAGCAGCATTAGTTTGGatatttctacgattttggaggatcaaatgtcatttttagGAGAAAACCACTGTTGTTTTCTCTAGACTTTTTCACGAAAAGGACCTACTTTCAAAGACTTCCAGCTCCGTTGAcgagtaaaataaaaaaaagttgtcaactgcaaagttattttaaaagtaccAATAAACAAATTGTCAGTTGAAGTTACTCTGCTAAATTTTATGGGTAGAGAGATATGGACATTAGTAATTAAGTAAGTTAAAGCTTCACTTCGATTAGCTATATCTCTCTACCCATAAAATTTAGCAGAGTAACTTCAACTGACAATTTGTTTATTggtacttttaaaataactttgcagttgacaacttttttttattttactcgTCAACGGAGCTGGAAGTCTTTGAAACTAGGTCCTTTTCGTGAAAAAGTCTAGAGAAAACAACAGTGGTTTTCTCctaaaaaatgacatttgatcctccaaaatcgtagaaatatCCAAACTAATGCTGCTCTTTCAAaccaaacactttttgaaaaaattttgaaaaattatttttgaagaaaaaaatgtgcatacaTCAGGtgggagaaaagtgaaaatttatcaaaaaaagaaaacttccaaaaagtttccaaattacttttatgattcccaggaaccaaaaaatttattccgaagttaccaaaaaacggaagaacccgtgtttttgtgcatatttcatgctagaggaaaaattcaaaaaaaaattaatacctagTGGGGAACGAACCCGTGACCTTTAGATTAATGAGCACAAGAGTTCACCAATCGGCCATTCGAACGGCGGCTGCAGTGCCAAACTTTTATGTAGCCACTTCTACACACGAAAAAcggcattttgagcaaaaaaaggaCTACTTTTTAAgaccgaaaatttcagctttgggACCGAGTTAAGcagattccaaaaactgatctgatcttccattttcactttGTTTTGTCCTCCTAGCGATTGCAGGGGTAACACCATTCCCTAGTTAGTTACCTAGAGTatcttactttttttttttgagattttgattaatttcacAAAGTTATACTACAATATTTCCCAATCCATGGAACAAATAACATAACTGCTAATCGGAGAAGAGACAAAGTGAGAGTTGTTTTGGCTAATTACCAGTtttcgaagaagaagaaaccgCTATATCCGATCAGAAGTCGTCATTGCTATCGTATTCGGATCGGCGCCAAAATATTCGCGCGCTCATGCCATGTCAAGTGAAGTCATTTAGTGGTTCACATAAAACTATTTGTTTCTTGTTTCTCACACAAATTGGACGACACGCGTGCCATATTTAACGGTCAACTGCAGGATTTAATTATGAGGGCTTTTGTAGAAAGTGTTAGAAAAGTGCAGTGAGAAGAAAATGTGTTgcgttttccaaaattttcctaaaGATGTTGTAACGCAGTGAATACTAAATTGTTGCCGGAAATGGTTCAAGCAGAGAtaccaaaaaaatcttaaattatAGTTGAGCTTGACATAAAATCTCTTGAAATTACACGCCGAAAAGCTAGAAATTCTCAGAGTTAAAAACCATTGGCCTGCCTAAACATTAGGATTAATTCCTGTTAAATTAGGTCgaaaaattatgtgaaatAAATATACGTTTCAACAGATCTCTTGAAAATAAAGCAAAACTAAATTGAGACCGGAAACAAAATGAAGATTTGTGATTCTAGGGATCCAAATTAAATCTTTTGTAGAGTGAAATACTCAGGTGTTGGAAAGACGAGAAAAACGATGGAAATGCATAAAATTAGAGATGAAATGATTGAATGAAGTCGGCATAATAAAAAAGTAAGTAGATAGTTATTGCGTAAGAAAGGAAACGTACTCGGAATTATGTTGCTGCTGTTGAAAGTACTGACGGGCCGCCGTGACACTGGCGATCGTCAGTGTTAGAAGCACGAGACGACGCATTTTGAATTCAGATGCTCATAAACTATGACACCTTCTTCTTACTTTGAATTAGCCTTATATGATGACTTGTGATTCTTCGAGGGGGGCAAATCTAGGAGGTGACGCTTCAAAAGAGGGGGGAGGCGATAGACAATGACCGTTGGAGGAGTGAGGGCGTGGACTGTCTCTACTGCTGTTCatgtagaagaagaagaaacagaGGAAGATGAAAGccaaggaagaagaagaagaagctgaggATGCTACTAGTTTGCTGATCTGATGCGCCGATATTGTAATGAACGGGGGATATAGAGAAATACAGAAAGATTGAAAAGAGTAAGCCTTTTTTGGAAGCGAGGAACGATGAATggttttttaagtgaaaaacttttgacaggaaaaagaagaaaagaaagataAATGTTTATGGAACAACAACATGgtaatcaaaaaatctaattctTCAGCTTTCTTGGCGAAATCTAATTGACAAGGTGCAGACATTGGTGAAacaaatgccaaaaattcatatgaataattaaaaaaaaacaactattaTTTCAATCAAACGTTCGGTGAAATAATCAGaggttttgaaaactaaatataaataaattcttCTAGAGGAAATATAAATTCTGTGCCTGATTCTGAATAGTCTTTACAAACTTTGGTTATTTACttcttttatcatttttttatgaatgtaaaaaattatttgccaattttttccaaattgtgaAATCACTTTCACATTTCTCAGCCCCACCCTCAAGGGACTCCgtggtaggcaggcgtaggcaGGCGGTTTCAGAGTGTGTCGCGTGCCTGAAAACTCTCGGCCTAGTGACAGGCTCTTGCCTATTTTCAGCGTTTTGATTTACACATTCCTTATTTTCTCATACCAGTCAATCttatgaaaatcaaatcaagaaatttttaaaaaaagttagcaCGTTTTAGCAGATGGCGAGAGGGCAGCGGAGGTCGCCTCACGGTCAGGCAGGCAGACGTTTCAGCGACTACATGGATGCCCTAGAATTCTGTAATACTAGTGCACACTTTTCAGAAGCCCCCTATAATGATAGAACACGTTTTCTGAAACGTAATTTAGCTTTCTTTCGATGACaaagtgtttttgtttttgtatttttaaactttctccCAATAAACCACAAATCTGATACGGATGATCGTTTTCTGAACGTCAGGATGAATACTATCCTGTTAGTGACGCCTTTGTCACTTTCTTATGTGGCATCACTTTGTCCATTTAATGTCACACTGTTTGTCCACATGGAACTACTATACATTGCTTCTTCCAAgcgtgaaaaattgagatccATGTATGAATATATACATCTTCTCTCGggatttgtttcttttttcagaaaatcgaagtAAAAGAAAGTTGTTTGATTCTTTAGCATTCAATTACTTCCCCGGCAACCAAATACAAACAATCATTCTTCCACCTTTCATCCTTCTCATTCTTCCTCCCTTTTTGCCTAATTCTCCTTCCATATTAAATCAGGATTGTGTCATCTGCCAGAGACAGTCATCTACGTTCATAAGAAGGAGGATATTGCCTAATAGAACTTGTAAAGTGTATCAATTGCTGTCAACTGGTTTCTTCATATTATCAATGGTTTATTAGTGTTTCGTATTAAGCTGATGGTCAGCTTCTTCGAGTTACTTTGTTCCTTCGATCAATCAGTGAATCGGATTGATGGATAGACAAGTTGATCAACCATGATGAAAACATTATATTTCACTTTCatgcaaaacttttaaattgattttttgaaaattattgaagttttttcaaaaccaaaaaatttttggagtcgGTTAAAATTACCCttcttgaaacagtttttaaatttagtcccgcattttgaaaatcaagtaGAATTTATCGTTTTTCTATTACTATTCAGAATAATTATCCTAACATAGTGAAATGTGAgatctcaaaaagtttcaattccacatttagtaattttttcttgaaattagggaaaaatagaaagaacatgttttttgaattaacgATACAGTGGAATTGAAACATCATATATTTTTCGAGTCTAAAAACTAttcttgaaacagtttttttctattgaacGGTATTTGACTTCCGTCCAAAATTGACAACAATAATTTgctgtgaaattttttgatcagaAGCGTTTTGCTGTGAcctataattatttttacagcAATTTTTTCCCCCAAAGATTGATTTTATCTCTAAATGTGACATTAAGTTTTacaactgaaaatcaaaaccGGGACCACTTTCCACAGATATGAGATTTTCCTCTCAGAACAGCAAATCTTCGATGCATTTTGTGTTTGTTGGTTGGGTCAACGATAAGATCCCATATAACAGTCCGATGAAAGTGTATTTCATTCACCACACTACTTTCACTGCTACTccttttttaccaaaaacaattttatttgtaaaGCAAGATAAGTAATTAAAAACCCGATTTTCAGCGAAACAGTTGCATTTCTTGCCTAACGGTATCGTGTTCAAACATCATAAGTTTCTCGGAACCGGTGAATGTCGTAGATTTCCTTTGTGGAGAGAGAAGCTCGAGCCATTATTAGGGATTGAAGGCCGTAATTTCTGATCTGAAAGATAAATGAATCATTACTAACCAGTAAATAATGTGTGTGTGGTTTAGCAAACAAAACGTGTTTCAATGTTAGCAAAAATATCTATTAATTCTAATAAGTGAATCTGTTACTATTTACCACTCGGTCTAtaacttcaaattaaaaacagaTGATTAGCTTTTGTTTCTGAACtaacaaataataaaaaccatATTAAGCAACAAAGAGCACACATTAGTGCTAGTGGAAGTGATAAGGGAATCACAAGCGTTTAGATCAACCATCTATTCAAACCTTTTTTCAGCCAAGTCTTTCAGTAGACTTTGTCCATAGTTGTGTCATTTCATGCTGAATTGAGAAAACTCcaattatcattattttcacaattaaacCAGCATTGTTGTacataactttaaatttaaaaaaagcataCCTCAAGTTTTGGAGTTGGCTCATTCTTGGGCCAAAGTCTTTCCGATTCCAACTGATTATCATGAAGTTTCTTTCTTTGATGAGTATCGCAAAGAACTCCTGGACAACATGTGCAACATCTCGTTA includes:
- the daf-42 gene encoding Mucin-5AC (Partially confirmed by transcript evidence), yielding MRRLVLLTLTIASVTAARQYFQQQQHNSEFRVAPAEYSSNTAHGVWKPKRSAWLNDSPPPDRKVGRRDFSDLVFVMGASSVNRARFISKSFGDPPMVITAKPPTSPNIWLGSNDLKTSNEPVAEASIEMKVNSEELLTSSENRDGTKRVVKHIRSLEPSGYEGGNEGNNLEAWQSVQSNQDGVFPDGYDGLSAMPRTLINDNVGSPSRSQFQPPPPPRRPNPSPRSHSRYPPPPSRRHIPEMKPPGFMPPEMTEFSPLSGDFDGEAPLDRSGRHSGHSDGDSTSTAEIVLVTTTEEITTTTSETTTSATTTEETTTEPSTTEPSTTEEFTTEETTTVSTNPPTTPELSDDPTDGNDATDIDDKIVKKEVSSYTAETPVAPPFFENTVTSVFEEPDDDAFEDSKPVKKSTLPNGINSKRSTSYANPLTVDNAAAESRNTKLSCLPCAPGTVAVPPKEENLPPIEPLPSVAGPYQPPRTLPVAPGDPSESTFVQIHETETPSAPSPASPSSVSVTIPRVALPASVSVPSPSPASNVPVTITLSAPAKSPATYGPAPEPSRPAVPPVAPAPSVIPTSSQPSQPKQTQPAQPTPSAPKIPEGPAQPSPNAVKTSYGSSPAAPRVPEMIEVAPGNVEKTPDQTDNQVPETSHEMAPAPAPQPSPSSPVYGPTPSEPAKPSMPSGESPAQPEPSIPAVNPEPSPSQPSSSGPIQTAPPSPSSPNAIPEGPPPGPDVPVMIALPPPKSPYNSGAGEDKGGEVDQEEVNPSERRPEISSISEENSIENISKTKTPTTVPKSTITGRMPSSVNPSDNLSNNEMDGNAHNQPSEFSNLSETSITPASSHFGHDGKKQEKLPGSKGPIPPPRQESITGSTRHPTRGSSPSIIPPYATAPTSSPDKKPTTIPPTFPTLSVDSDGIQQELRTTRSPPNVALPSSRPSKTLLTPSELPIISNLPASRQSTSAPSVPNVSNNSPSPPSQSIPIESTVPIFGTPSSIPSMEPTRSTANSSKNHPVSSKISNSNRLPVSTGSKIHLNTKSPQTGAMENSGEVISVEEPIGKPVSIPGGTGAALPYTSFPKTQKSSTFASTDVHSASAPSLPEKLSHSKNEFKATPPSISAATTTPNVVVDAFENSSPAAPAVSTMEEVTPSGTTASISQSQPTPGPPGAVPPYALFPRTHQSSNSLSTGSSLPTSSSSSAPVKVSSSKIESMKTTPSSSSVSSSGSDLQTQEPTQASSNVVEISEESSSPIVSSVSTMEEITSSQPSAPTSQILTAKSRPTPGPQGIVPPYALFPRPHETLSTASPPASSLSASAKLPKSESGFMNAIPPSEFVDSSSGSSGSFGSGLQIPTTTDSSTPMDPSMEDYDVDLTVPTTAVTSSPVLPTSENSRQSLITSIISSGKPATIPDWIMAMYTSQSSSSKFSKSTAFPTLITKQTEIKPTTVSSFAPKVPETKINQPTISSNIGDLSKTEKESTIPRVEVTPSASPESTTVTEHIDAETNSATIPTIGTPPSPLKPKTKLGLTSHPSAIPPWAISSKTLAPPVAPPTVTVPSNIAPSTTGHQSQQTRPTPTTHRPGITPPLAPKTIYPSSLQTGSSSPTPPGTSSIIVVAGSRASSNYPTTASIETDGSSEEQEEENTRILPEETLSPASARLWTPDMISKYISSKAISTESVSSAEQPSYLSSNLPQSSSVASVKPPSNSSSVGQNIEVTVPSYFPVEQSKSVTQAPIPPASSPSAPSIPSIPSTLPVAPSSSSVPSSPSAPSESTSTVSETPAPVNVNPASNEHEAEEGPYEPLSPPQPAEPNHVEEYQNTVDTIIEKSATPAPAPVTQPAVQPAPGPVEHRYEIPAPGPAPGPALEPAPAPTSAPQIVEPLPPVQPLPQPQPTEPEEPLPIATPAPQPTEHTYGAQGPNIVPVVTAAPYVPQETQAPIAPSNPEPVQPNPSQTVSIPEPTGNIEEAEHVDAKPSYPGQSSYNNLEEDHEEGHIAELPALEPVSVPTAAPSLPGESNYSNLEEDHDDKHHLVEGPSVPSTPTQTSSGSSYSILEEDNQETNNSGGPSYSTVDISAEIDVGKGGEQQSSETKTETKSETLTSGKDNEYEEQDYETETQPTEDESEDHVESISSFDKEQVPQVVVPTKPAGGYRDGGMVENTAPQPTTYQRPHPIKVQVRPATKPYRPRPSPAPRIQPRPYNPQPVVVQRPQFRPQPQPRPQPQPQPQPQPQPQPQQPYIQRPALTLPFQQPQYPPPIPFQPRPAPFIPFQPMVQRPSPAGCCGGQLFSQQGGLCMPISFNPCQQQQQQNNCGGGCGGGCSGGGNSCGGGCNSGGSCGGGGGGCSSSCCQPQTSACCNQMVSTCCQPQQMACCNQQNQSCCPQQAQQSCCCPTQQPICRHKRSLGYAMGICQRRRA